One Candidatus Bathyarchaeota archaeon genomic window carries:
- a CDS encoding (Fe-S)-binding protein gives MNEDLLIKKLRRIAGDSNVLTDPADLYVYSFEGPFGLKRNSTPIAIIRLELTNINSITKAIAEISKFKDIQVIYRDDSFKNEIKKNMINSPSILLDLIKIPNLNELKKAYASIKNRAKRIIQSDCPSLMLISILKDRLIYRCLNCSKSAGTECNGYCTVARFFNGIETYSAKGRLILSRGLNKDEIKPTKRLIDSIYNCVTCAQCYAQCALGLDLYEAVIATRKKIVEMGLIPDVFKSTYKNILEHGNPIGMPCEERLIELKELHENGEVLYWVGCITAYRLPEVYLSMIKILKEAKIKFKILKNEGCCGLILWLTGQWMEAKKNATLTLKKIKESSAKILVTNCPGCYYTFKKIYPKFGLTLPVKIFHSSQFLDNLIKNGRLKIKKLRINSTWHDPCDLGRKCGVYDAPRSILRNILDTKLIEMPLNKGYARCCGGGGGVLAFNPDLSLQIASLKIVEDVLPLDVDTLITGCPTCELNFKFAAQSNGYNIKIFDLTEVINNATHKNHFK, from the coding sequence ATGAATGAAGACTTGCTAATTAAAAAATTACGGAGGATCGCTGGAGATTCTAATGTTTTAACGGATCCAGCAGATTTATATGTATATTCATTTGAAGGTCCATTTGGATTAAAACGAAACTCCACTCCTATCGCGATCATTAGATTAGAGTTAACAAACATTAATTCTATAACTAAAGCTATAGCTGAAATATCTAAATTTAAAGATATTCAGGTGATTTATAGAGATGATAGTTTTAAGAATGAAATTAAGAAAAACATGATAAATTCTCCATCTATTTTGTTAGATTTAATTAAAATCCCTAATTTAAATGAGTTAAAGAAAGCGTATGCTTCTATAAAAAATAGAGCTAAAAGAATTATACAATCCGATTGCCCTTCATTAATGTTAATAAGCATTTTAAAGGATAGATTAATTTACAGATGTCTTAATTGTTCAAAGAGCGCTGGCACAGAATGTAATGGTTACTGCACAGTTGCTAGATTTTTTAATGGCATAGAAACTTATTCAGCAAAGGGGAGGCTAATATTGTCAAGAGGACTAAATAAAGATGAAATAAAACCAACAAAAAGATTAATTGATTCTATATATAACTGTGTTACATGCGCACAATGTTATGCGCAATGCGCATTAGGTTTAGATCTATATGAAGCTGTAATAGCAACTCGAAAAAAAATTGTGGAAATGGGTTTAATTCCTGATGTATTTAAATCTACATATAAAAATATTTTGGAGCATGGTAATCCTATTGGAATGCCATGTGAAGAACGATTAATTGAACTTAAAGAGCTTCATGAGAATGGGGAAGTATTATATTGGGTTGGCTGCATAACAGCTTATCGATTACCTGAAGTATATCTGTCCATGATAAAAATCCTTAAGGAAGCTAAGATTAAATTTAAGATACTGAAAAATGAAGGGTGCTGCGGATTAATCTTGTGGCTTACGGGACAATGGATGGAAGCAAAGAAAAATGCAACATTAACATTAAAGAAGATAAAAGAGAGTAGTGCAAAAATTTTAGTAACAAACTGTCCAGGATGCTATTATACCTTTAAGAAGATTTATCCAAAGTTTGGTTTAACATTACCTGTTAAAATTTTTCATTCATCTCAATTTCTAGATAACCTAATAAAAAATGGACGATTAAAAATTAAAAAATTAAGGATAAATTCTACATGGCATGATCCATGCGATTTAGGTAGAAAATGTGGAGTCTATGATGCTCCACGCAGTATATTGAGAAATATACTTGATACAAAGCTTATTGAAATGCCTTTAAACAAAGGTTATGCACGTTGTTGTGGAGGTGGAGGAGGAGTCTTAGCCTTTAATCCAGATTTATCGCTACAGATAGCATCCTTAAAAATCGTTGAGGATGTATTACCACTTGATGTAGACACATTGATTACTGGCTGTCCAACATGTGAATTAAATTTTAAATTTGCTGCGCAATCAAATGGATATAATATTAAAATATTTGACTTAACCGAAGTTATTAATAACGCTACTCATAAAAATCATTTTAAATAA
- a CDS encoding (5-formylfuran-3-yl)methyl phosphate synthase, producing MKLLVSVVDEVEALEALNGGCDILDVKNPVEGALGATHPTLIKKIVKLAEGRVEVSATIGDLPNLPGTASLAALGAASLSVNYVKAGLYNIKNIEEALKMASWIVKAVKSFYPKVKVIICGYGDYALIDSLNPLLLPSVAEKAEAEGILIDVKNKSLKNLFQYLSFEDLKNLVKEAHNYGLTVALAGSLSLNDVEKVKKLEADIIGVRRSVCDISNWLNGKVKSEKVKSLFEIVKA from the coding sequence ATGAAGCTTCTTGTTAGCGTAGTAGATGAAGTTGAAGCTTTAGAAGCTTTAAATGGTGGATGTGATATTTTAGATGTTAAAAATCCTGTGGAAGGCGCTTTAGGTGCAACTCATCCAACTTTAATTAAGAAAATTGTTAAGCTTGCTGAAGGTAGAGTTGAAGTTAGCGCGACTATAGGCGATTTACCTAACCTGCCTGGAACCGCTTCATTAGCAGCTTTAGGCGCAGCTTCTTTAAGTGTAAACTATGTAAAAGCTGGGCTTTACAATATAAAAAATATTGAGGAAGCTTTGAAAATGGCAAGCTGGATTGTTAAAGCGGTTAAAAGCTTTTATCCAAAAGTGAAAGTTATTATTTGCGGTTATGGAGATTACGCTTTAATAGATTCATTGAATCCTCTCCTGCTTCCAAGCGTAGCTGAAAAAGCTGAGGCTGAAGGTATACTTATAGATGTGAAAAATAAATCTTTAAAAAATCTCTTTCAATATTTAAGTTTTGAAGATTTAAAAAACCTAGTTAAGGAAGCTCATAATTATGGTTTAACAGTTGCTTTAGCCGGTTCGCTAAGCTTAAATGATGTTGAAAAAGTTAAAAAACTTGAAGCTGATATAATAGGCGTAAGAAGAAGCGTATGCGATATAAGCAATTGGTTAAATGGAAAAGTGAAAAGCGAAAAAGTAAAATCTCTTTTTGAAATTGTTAAAGCTTAA